In Candidatus Chromulinivoraceae bacterium, a genomic segment contains:
- a CDS encoding winged helix-turn-helix domain-containing protein, translated as MLSKDTNSAILDMVFAALSNEKRREIVRTLSFHPATVSQLAEEHDMSLPSIHRHIRTLEDAQLILRRKVGRTNFVAIRRDSFTAAQYWMTQYHLEYGNDDETLENYVEYLTAGSNNKGV; from the coding sequence ATGTTAAGTAAAGATACTAATTCAGCTATTCTCGATATGGTCTTTGCTGCATTGAGTAACGAAAAGCGACGTGAAATAGTGAGGACGCTTTCATTTCATCCCGCCACTGTTAGTCAATTGGCTGAAGAGCATGACATGTCGTTGCCTTCTATTCATAGGCATATCCGTACGCTCGAGGATGCTCAGCTTATTCTGCGGCGCAAGGTCGGTCGTACGAATTTTGTAGCGATTCGAAGAGACTCATTCACCGCTGCTCAATATTGGATGACACAGTACCACTTAGAATACGGCAATGATGACGAGACACTGGAGAACTACGTTGAGTACTTAACAGC
- a CDS encoding antibiotic biosynthesis monooxygenase: MKPYIQCVKVTAQPNKYDQLIQQLQESSNLLKDIPECIYYLIGRTEEPNTICIAELWTSKEAKDAFGARPEVAKELKDTFMPLVASIDRPTTATIIGGVGI, encoded by the coding sequence ATGAAACCATATATACAATGCGTAAAAGTGACCGCTCAACCTAATAAATATGATCAGCTTATTCAACAACTGCAGGAAAGTAGTAACCTACTTAAAGATATTCCTGAATGCATCTATTATCTTATCGGTCGTACCGAAGAGCCTAATACCATATGCATAGCGGAGTTGTGGACATCTAAAGAAGCTAAAGACGCCTTCGGCGCAAGACCTGAGGTGGCAAAAGAATTAAAAGACACGTTTATGCCACTCGTTGCCTCGATCGATAGGCCTACCACTGCAACGATTATTGGTGGCGTTGGTATTTAG
- a CDS encoding TetR/AcrR family transcriptional regulator produces METYIPRATITSTQRRILQCVVETIADEGYARATIGEISNRLDVSKGVIQYHFPTKEELMQETIAYIYAAARDYMSSQIWQTTNEWEQIRSFIELSCQFYQQYPTCIKALQTIRSNFQPLKHESLAVTLYERELSDLADVFLSGQKKGVLRKFDTDIAALTLRMALNGVATKLYSQQNYNVRKHADELIELFRHAFLA; encoded by the coding sequence ATGGAAACTTATATCCCACGTGCTACCATCACATCAACGCAGCGACGCATACTTCAATGTGTCGTAGAGACCATTGCTGATGAGGGATACGCGCGGGCCACAATTGGTGAAATAAGCAACCGTCTTGACGTTAGTAAGGGTGTGATTCAATACCACTTCCCTACTAAAGAGGAATTAATGCAAGAGACGATTGCCTATATCTATGCGGCGGCACGTGACTATATGTCATCTCAAATTTGGCAAACGACAAACGAGTGGGAGCAAATTCGGAGTTTTATAGAATTGAGTTGTCAGTTTTACCAGCAATATCCAACATGCATAAAGGCGCTGCAAACTATACGATCCAACTTTCAACCGCTAAAGCACGAGAGTCTCGCTGTAACTCTATATGAGCGTGAGCTTTCTGATCTTGCGGATGTTTTTTTGTCCGGACAAAAGAAAGGAGTATTAAGGAAATTTGATACAGACATTGCAGCATTAACGTTACGGATGGCTTTAAACGGAGTGGCTACAAAATTGTACAGTCAACAAAATTACAATGTCAGGAAACATGCTGATGAGCTCATCGAGCTATTCCGACATGCTTTTTTGGCATGA
- a CDS encoding DUF998 domain-containing protein, whose protein sequence is MQSSRRLTNNLTRYKWLVRGTACLFLLSIFFIGQVITQFSTTTPYSIKNQSISSLGITVCENFKEPQTQQQFYVCSPLHLVMDATFILTGLLTMLATTLVVRPLWPGRKARSVGIFLLFFGGIEEVVAGFSPLDLNPFLHSLSGGLAITALNIGMLLLGFAAVKSHRLLGSYALAWGTIGMIGFFMSGTPPYVWLGYGGWERVAGYAFPLWGISMGAYWFIQLKILEKTPFSKK, encoded by the coding sequence ATGCAATCATCTCGGCGTCTGACAAACAATTTAACACGATATAAATGGCTCGTACGAGGGACGGCCTGCCTGTTTCTCCTTAGCATCTTTTTCATAGGACAGGTAATCACGCAATTTAGTACGACAACTCCATATAGTATAAAAAACCAATCAATAAGTTCTCTTGGAATCACCGTTTGCGAAAACTTCAAAGAGCCACAGACGCAACAACAATTTTATGTTTGTTCGCCGCTGCATCTAGTTATGGATGCGACGTTCATCTTAACTGGCCTGTTGACCATGTTAGCAACCACTCTTGTAGTACGTCCTCTCTGGCCGGGAAGAAAGGCACGAAGTGTGGGAATATTTCTCCTTTTCTTTGGCGGCATCGAAGAGGTTGTAGCCGGATTCTCGCCACTTGACCTAAATCCATTCCTTCACAGTTTATCGGGTGGCCTTGCAATTACCGCATTAAATATCGGCATGTTGTTACTTGGGTTTGCGGCTGTTAAAAGTCACCGCCTTTTAGGATCATATGCACTCGCTTGGGGAACGATAGGGATGATCGGATTCTTCATGAGCGGAACACCACCTTATGTCTGGCTAGGATATGGAGGATGGGAGCGTGTTGCAGGATACGCATTCCCACTCTGGGGTATCAGCATGGGAGCATATTGGTTTATCCAACTAAAAATCCTTGAAAAGACTCCCTTTTCTAAAAAATAA